The following coding sequences are from one Mytilus trossulus isolate FHL-02 chromosome 8, PNRI_Mtr1.1.1.hap1, whole genome shotgun sequence window:
- the LOC134681155 gene encoding aspartate beta-hydroxylase domain-containing protein 2-like isoform X2 codes for MEFFIVFSTGIVGLVLAFAVYMYLFIFNVRPNRKITECDDKDCVRCKKYTEIKEKAVVLYRNYIDDCDSDLLRIQSSVNDINQTRHNRKQCPNVFFMKSLKSQPWLSETNSDIEQDVNTLETNMSMIQSDFVRIIDSSEDHWLINNTPNGFWEVFHLVNQGLQTSPFCSIVVDGQKKSWRNGKVILFDDSYLHGVEYTHDVRDENKYRAVLMMDMWHPDITKEEQKILSYMFPP; via the exons atggaattttttattgtattttcaacTGGTATTGTTGGGCTTGTATTAGCTTTTGCTGTTTACAtgtatctttttatattcaacGTGAGaccaaatagaaaaataacCGAATGTGACGACAAAGACTGTGTGAGATGTAAGAAGTAtacagaaataaaagaaaaagcagTTGTTTTGTACAGGAACTACATTGACGATTGTGATAGTGACTTGTTAAGGATACAATCTTCAGTGAATGACATAAACCAAACCAGACACAATAGAAAACAATGCCCTAATGTCTTTttcatgaaaagtcttaaaagCCAGCCTTGGCTATCAGAGACAAATAGTGACATTGAACAAGATGTGAACACCTTGGAGACAAATATGTCAATGATTCAGTCAGATTTTGTTCGGATAATAGATTCTTCTGAGGATCACTGGCTGATTAATAACACACCCAATGGCTTCTGGGAAGTGTTTCATTTAGTTAACCAAG gCCTTCAGACTTCTCCATTTTGTTCCATAGTTGTGGATGGACAGAAAAAATCATGGAGAAACGGAAAAGTGATTTTATTTGATGATTCCTATTTGCATGGTGTAGAATACACACATGATGTGAGAGATGAGAATAAATACAGAGCTGTCTTGATGATGGACATGTGGCATCCAGATATCACAAAAGAGGAACAAAAAATACTAAGTTACATGTTTCCTCCATAA
- the LOC134681155 gene encoding aspartate beta-hydroxylase domain-containing protein 2-like isoform X1: MEFFIVFSTGIVGLVLAFAVYMYLFIFNVRPNRKITECDDKDCVRCKKYTEIKEKAVVLYRNYIDDCDSDLLRIQSSVNDINQTRHNRKQCPNVFFMKSLKSQPWLSETNSDIEQDVNTLETNMSMIQSDFVRIIDSSEDHWLINNTPNGFWEVFHLVNQGTVVEKNTQLVPKTYDLIKNLKSAMLNTVFGNVAFSVVYPGTTISDHYGPTNIRLRCHLGLQTSPFCSIVVDGQKKSWRNGKVILFDDSYLHGVEYTHDVRDENKYRAVLMMDMWHPDITKEEQKILSYMFPP, encoded by the exons atggaattttttattgtattttcaacTGGTATTGTTGGGCTTGTATTAGCTTTTGCTGTTTACAtgtatctttttatattcaacGTGAGaccaaatagaaaaataacCGAATGTGACGACAAAGACTGTGTGAGATGTAAGAAGTAtacagaaataaaagaaaaagcagTTGTTTTGTACAGGAACTACATTGACGATTGTGATAGTGACTTGTTAAGGATACAATCTTCAGTGAATGACATAAACCAAACCAGACACAATAGAAAACAATGCCCTAATGTCTTTttcatgaaaagtcttaaaagCCAGCCTTGGCTATCAGAGACAAATAGTGACATTGAACAAGATGTGAACACCTTGGAGACAAATATGTCAATGATTCAGTCAGATTTTGTTCGGATAATAGATTCTTCTGAGGATCACTGGCTGATTAATAACACACCCAATGGCTTCTGGGAAGTGTTTCATTTAGTTAACCAAGGTACCGTTGTTGAAAAGAACACACAGCTTGTGCCAAAGACATACGATctcattaaaaatttaaaatcagctATGCTAAACACTGTTTTTGGAAATGTGGCGTTTTCTGTTGTTTATCCAGGAACAACTATTTCTGACCATTATGGCCCTACCAACATCAGACTTCGTTGTCACCTAG gCCTTCAGACTTCTCCATTTTGTTCCATAGTTGTGGATGGACAGAAAAAATCATGGAGAAACGGAAAAGTGATTTTATTTGATGATTCCTATTTGCATGGTGTAGAATACACACATGATGTGAGAGATGAGAATAAATACAGAGCTGTCTTGATGATGGACATGTGGCATCCAGATATCACAAAAGAGGAACAAAAAATACTAAGTTACATGTTTCCTCCATAA
- the LOC134681156 gene encoding aspartate beta-hydroxylase domain-containing protein 2-like isoform X2 — MEFFIVFSTGIVGLVLAFAVYMYLFIFNVRPNRKITECDDKDCVRCKKYTEIKEKAVVLYRNYIDDCDSDLLRIQSSVNDINKTRHNRKQCPNVFFMKSLKSQPWLSETNSDIEQDVNTLETNMSMIQSDFVRIIDSSEDHWLINNTPNGFWEVFHLVNQGLQTSPFCSIVVDGQKKSWRNGKVILFDDSYLHGVEYTHDVRDENKYRAVLMMDMWHPDITKEEQKILSYMFPP; from the exons atggaattttttattgtattttcaacTGGTATTGTTGGGCTTGTATTAGCTTTTGCTGTTTACAtgtatctttttatattcaacGTGAGaccaaatagaaaaataacCGAATGTGACGACAAAGACTGTGTGAGATGTAAGAAGTAtacagaaataaaagaaaaagcagTTGTTTTGTACAGGAACTACATTGACGATTGTGATAGTGACTTGTTAAGGATACAATCTTCAGTGAATGACATAAACAAAACCAGACACAATAGAAAACAATGCCCTAATGTCTTTttcatgaaaagtcttaaaagCCAGCCTTGGCTATCAGAGACAAATAGTGACATTGAACAAGATGTGAACACCTTGGAGACAAATATGTCAATGATTCAGTCAGATTTTGTTCGGATAATAGATTCTTCTGAGGATCACTGGCTGATTAATAACACACCCAATGGCTTCTGGGAAGTGTTTCATTTAGTTAACCAAG gCCTTCAGACTTCTCCATTTTGTTCCATAGTTGTGGATGGACAGAAAAAATCATGGAGAAACGGAAAAGTGATTTTATTTGATGATTCCTATTTGCATGGTGTAGAATACACACATGATGTGAGAGATGAGAATAAATACAGAGCTGTCTTGATGATGGACATGTGGCATCCAGATATCACAAAAGAGGAACAAAAAATACTAAGTTACATGTTTCCTCCATAA
- the LOC134681156 gene encoding aspartate beta-hydroxylase domain-containing protein 2-like isoform X1, whose translation MEFFIVFSTGIVGLVLAFAVYMYLFIFNVRPNRKITECDDKDCVRCKKYTEIKEKAVVLYRNYIDDCDSDLLRIQSSVNDINKTRHNRKQCPNVFFMKSLKSQPWLSETNSDIEQDVNTLETNMSMIQSDFVRIIDSSEDHWLINNTPNGFWEVFHLVNQGTVVEKNTQLVPKTYDLIKNLKSAMLNTVFGNVAFSVVYPGTTISDHYGPTNIRLRCHLGLQTSPFCSIVVDGQKKSWRNGKVILFDDSYLHGVEYTHDVRDENKYRAVLMMDMWHPDITKEEQKILSYMFPP comes from the exons atggaattttttattgtattttcaacTGGTATTGTTGGGCTTGTATTAGCTTTTGCTGTTTACAtgtatctttttatattcaacGTGAGaccaaatagaaaaataacCGAATGTGACGACAAAGACTGTGTGAGATGTAAGAAGTAtacagaaataaaagaaaaagcagTTGTTTTGTACAGGAACTACATTGACGATTGTGATAGTGACTTGTTAAGGATACAATCTTCAGTGAATGACATAAACAAAACCAGACACAATAGAAAACAATGCCCTAATGTCTTTttcatgaaaagtcttaaaagCCAGCCTTGGCTATCAGAGACAAATAGTGACATTGAACAAGATGTGAACACCTTGGAGACAAATATGTCAATGATTCAGTCAGATTTTGTTCGGATAATAGATTCTTCTGAGGATCACTGGCTGATTAATAACACACCCAATGGCTTCTGGGAAGTGTTTCATTTAGTTAACCAAGGTACCGTTGTTGAAAAGAACACACAGCTTGTGCCAAAGACATACGATctcattaaaaatttaaaatcagctATGCTAAACACTGTTTTTGGAAATGTGGCGTTTTCTGTTGTTTATCCAGGAACAACTATTTCTGACCATTATGGCCCTACCAACATCAGACTTCGTTGTCACCTAG gCCTTCAGACTTCTCCATTTTGTTCCATAGTTGTGGATGGACAGAAAAAATCATGGAGAAACGGAAAAGTGATTTTATTTGATGATTCCTATTTGCATGGTGTAGAATACACACATGATGTGAGAGATGAGAATAAATACAGAGCTGTCTTGATGATGGACATGTGGCATCCAGATATCACAAAAGAGGAACAAAAAATACTAAGTTACATGTTTCCTCCATAA